One Luteolibacter arcticus DNA segment encodes these proteins:
- a CDS encoding competence/damage-inducible protein A, whose protein sequence is MRIEILTTGTELLLGKVLNTHGKWFGEELFKLGMRVQRLTTVPDGEAITQALRECVSRADAVIVTGGLGPTSDDLTREAAAEVLGIELIEDEAAIRSLEAFFAVRNKVMADSNRKQAQVPVGADVLPNPNGTAPGLYIPPRLNGAANCAVFLLPGPPRELYPMFRAEVAPRLIALAGLAMPPGLLEMKITGVGESDLQQEIDAELAAIPGLEVGYCARVGEVDLRLIGDPPAIAAGREITMAKFAKNIFSEDGSSLEATVVRRATERGLKLATAESCTGGLIANRITDVAGSSAVFTHGFVTYANEAKRDVLGVPQELLDAHGAVSEPVAQAMAEGALRVSGADIAVAVTGIAGPDGGTPEKPVGTVWLAWAAKGRETIALKQITPRNRKDFKLAVSQAALDGIRRLIP, encoded by the coding sequence GTGCGCATCGAGATTCTGACGACCGGGACGGAGCTGCTCTTGGGAAAAGTCCTCAACACCCACGGCAAGTGGTTCGGTGAGGAGCTGTTCAAGCTGGGCATGCGCGTCCAGCGCCTGACCACCGTGCCGGACGGCGAGGCGATCACCCAGGCCTTGAGGGAATGCGTGTCGCGAGCCGATGCCGTGATCGTCACCGGCGGCCTCGGGCCGACCAGCGATGACCTGACGCGCGAGGCGGCGGCGGAGGTGCTGGGGATCGAGCTGATCGAGGACGAAGCGGCGATCCGCTCGCTGGAAGCTTTCTTTGCCGTGCGGAACAAGGTGATGGCCGACTCGAACCGCAAGCAGGCGCAGGTGCCTGTGGGCGCGGATGTCCTTCCCAATCCCAATGGGACGGCACCGGGGCTCTACATTCCGCCGCGGCTCAATGGTGCGGCGAACTGCGCGGTGTTCCTTTTGCCGGGGCCGCCGCGTGAACTCTATCCGATGTTCCGGGCCGAGGTCGCGCCGCGGCTGATCGCCTTGGCGGGCCTGGCGATGCCGCCGGGACTCCTTGAAATGAAGATCACCGGGGTGGGGGAAAGCGATCTCCAGCAGGAAATCGATGCCGAGCTTGCCGCGATTCCCGGCTTGGAGGTCGGCTACTGCGCGCGGGTTGGCGAAGTGGACCTGCGGCTGATCGGTGACCCGCCGGCCATCGCAGCGGGCCGGGAGATTACCATGGCGAAGTTCGCAAAGAACATCTTTTCCGAGGACGGCTCGTCACTGGAAGCCACCGTGGTCCGGCGGGCGACCGAGCGCGGCCTGAAGCTGGCCACCGCGGAAAGCTGCACCGGGGGCTTGATCGCAAACCGGATCACCGACGTGGCCGGCAGCAGCGCGGTTTTCACGCATGGATTCGTCACCTACGCAAACGAGGCGAAGCGCGATGTGCTCGGAGTTCCGCAAGAACTTCTCGATGCCCACGGTGCGGTCAGCGAGCCGGTGGCCCAGGCGATGGCCGAGGGCGCGCTGCGTGTGAGCGGCGCGGACATCGCGGTCGCGGTGACCGGCATCGCCGGCCCGGACGGCGGCACGCCGGAAAAGCCGGTCGGTACCGTCTGGCTGGCATGGGCGGCGAAAGGCCGCGAGACGATCGCTTTGAAACAGATCACCCCGCGCAACCGCAAGGACTTCAAGCTGGCCGTCAGCCAAGCGGCGCTCGACGGAATCCGCCGGCTGATTCCTTAG
- the rsfS gene encoding ribosome silencing factor, protein MAVEGLELAKACAKAADEIQADKIRVWDLRGLSNLTDFMVVCSGTSMPHLRAVLRDVRGHVEEWHGAKPANSEGNADTKWVVLDYIDVMVHVMHEELRDYYGLEDLWADAKEIDWKG, encoded by the coding sequence ATGGCTGTAGAAGGACTCGAATTGGCAAAGGCGTGCGCGAAAGCGGCGGACGAAATCCAGGCGGACAAAATCCGTGTGTGGGATCTGCGCGGGCTCTCGAATTTGACCGATTTCATGGTCGTCTGCTCGGGAACCTCGATGCCGCACCTGCGGGCGGTCCTGCGGGACGTCCGCGGCCACGTGGAAGAATGGCACGGCGCGAAACCGGCAAATTCCGAGGGCAACGCCGACACCAAGTGGGTCGTGCTGGATTACATCGATGTGATGGTCCACGTGATGCACGAGGAACTGCGCGACTACTACGGTCTGGAAGACCTGTGGGCGGACGCGAAGGAGATCGATTGGAAAGGGTGA
- a CDS encoding exodeoxyribonuclease III: MKLVSWNVNGIRATLGKGLPEFVASERPEILCLQETKAREEQVALPLEFGGYHSFWNSAEKPGYSGVAVFTRDKPIAVKHGMDIADHDREGRVLTLEYPDFYLVNVYTPNAQDELRRLPYRLQWDEAFRLYLLALEAAGKPVIFCGDLNVAHNEIDLARPRENRKNAGFSDEERASFTKLLGSGFHDTFRHFYPDKAGAYSWWSFRGAARTNNVGWRIDYFGVTKGMLGNLKEASILPHVTGSDHCPVTLTLG, translated from the coding sequence GTGAAACTCGTCTCCTGGAACGTCAATGGCATCCGCGCCACCCTCGGAAAAGGCCTCCCCGAATTTGTCGCCTCCGAGCGCCCGGAAATCCTCTGCCTTCAGGAAACCAAGGCCCGCGAGGAACAGGTCGCGTTGCCGCTGGAATTCGGCGGCTACCACAGCTTCTGGAATTCCGCGGAAAAACCCGGCTATTCCGGCGTGGCCGTTTTCACCCGCGACAAGCCCATCGCCGTGAAGCACGGCATGGATATCGCCGATCACGACCGCGAGGGCCGCGTGCTGACCCTGGAATATCCCGACTTCTACCTGGTGAACGTTTACACCCCGAATGCCCAGGACGAACTCCGGCGCCTGCCCTACCGGTTGCAGTGGGACGAGGCCTTCCGCCTCTACCTGCTGGCGCTCGAGGCGGCCGGTAAACCGGTCATCTTCTGCGGCGACCTAAACGTCGCCCACAACGAAATCGACCTCGCCCGGCCACGGGAAAACCGCAAGAACGCCGGCTTCAGCGACGAGGAACGCGCCAGCTTCACGAAGCTCCTCGGCAGCGGCTTCCACGACACTTTCCGCCACTTTTACCCGGACAAGGCCGGTGCCTACTCGTGGTGGAGCTTCCGCGGCGCAGCCCGCACCAACAATGTCGGGTGGCGGATCGACTACTTCGGTGTGACCAAGGGCATGCTCGGCAACCTCAAGGAGGCCTCGATCCTACCGCATGTCACCGGCTCCGATCACTGCCCGGTGACATTGACGCTGGGTTGA
- a CDS encoding DUF1800 family protein codes for MKHYPLMLRFLLHLPVLPVLLVMAEPVAAVPYFYGIWQLGNDEGTPNEFGNPTWSSNPAPGSNIARDDDFYRAGTYPGFGPIGDEPLSNFEREITSGDPRNRIHFPLTVAQAASSSRLKLTLDLIWGGWSTPGFGTHNVVVTMNGQPVATFNGITWNRTLEMTFPAASVNAVTGPNVIQIERTGGTAGGWVGFDYLKLDHDPTGMADADDDDLPRWYEESFGLSESNPADAAADPDGDGRTTFVEYQAGTNPTDADTDNDGISDSAEIPLGTNPLLRDTDGDGISDGAETTTNRLLTDSDADGYPDNIELEQGSNPASAASMPFGFSGSIALQFVAESQQSAILPAGDPAGFFRFPHWNVSPPLPQWRADGVTTPGSLSSLKNNRGQATDAAASWSCHYASPGLHKGTSNERLYNGMIHTQVKGTVNSNGVVTTAFNLPATLSLTGIPYSSYDLLVYVGSTYPGEKSILTRQGEAAGRAILSASNPPFRGFTEVTSTTAFQSGNFVRFRGLTGASQSLTLTTVATPTPPLPGPQGQLVTVDYYNRSGFHGIQIIDTSTDADGDGMKDAVEIEHRLNPTVPDALADADGDTVSNAAELAAGTDLHHRDTDRDGIPDNSDAGPLDPDRDDDTLLDGDEVNASPFPSLANDADSDDDGYNDALERAAGTNPMSAASVPPPVPTWNAATRTWRWQIDNIRLLWNHSQSMVGALEGSDTMLGEAVAQVNHGGWSKSVGIGLRYRDGRVTYRFRCIEGLFRVPEIPDNPLDTDDGYWGSDWNVPPLDRTKDFGFSGFGTGDDSKPLRMEFSATQPNAGTNAWTLNFLIADLTVPDVPVTLASQSWTGAQAMEPSLSNGTAVWTNANGVAGAFDVTLETGVDAYISPSALGAIDTDNDGMPDSWETTHTFNIGSAADATLDADADGLTNLKEFLAGTNPRDSDSDDDGASDAIELHRGANPLSAASKPAWFNFTGNLADLDGNGLSDAWTLWSGGISRAAGADDDGDGMSNLEESEAGTDPDDPSSRIDLKTWRENGNLVLSWTDLPLKAFGIETSPTLSDWQSATGLPASSIADGRRKLVIPAGMLPAGSNYYRTEILPKDSDGDGVEDWAETTVIGSSNSTTDTLSQSIVRANGQTLSGDAAALLDKVQGSSPSGGSSGSSAPGTPSPVNASRFLMQSTFGPTPDDIAKVRQLGYAGWINEQLTLPTSFHTPYIVEAKRDAVGAHIDRTYNYSDQDKFLFGNNATTPFARAAIGGQDQLRQRIAFALSEILVVSRRDANLEERSEGITHYYDTLLRHSFGNYGDLLLDVAMHPAMGAYLSHAGNQKADPAIPRYPDENFARELMQLFTIGLWELNPDGSRKLDVHGEPIPTYDNGDITELARVFTGLYYDSPYGWSGGGWADEHYTKPMVMHADRHDFDSKILPHGFVVPPREATESNGLQDVRDAIDALFRHPNTPPFVCRQLIQFLITDNPSPAYIQRVQDVFVNDGTGKRGNLGAVVKTILLDPEAREQPLSPTFGKVREPVVKTMHLGRLFKLAETHPNFVWWNWTETYYGFSKQEPTNSPSVFNFYTPVYQAPGEIRNAGLVSPGFQIVDTYSSISFPNLIWEYLHRGFRSSYDWYYPLDYSATLLLAENPAALVDHVNLLVCAGTMTARTRGILLNAVSQSSLAPKERVALAIWTAMTCPEGAIQR; via the coding sequence GTGAAGCATTACCCGCTCATGCTGCGGTTCCTCTTACACCTGCCCGTGCTCCCGGTGCTGCTTGTCATGGCCGAGCCCGTGGCCGCAGTGCCCTATTTCTACGGCATCTGGCAGCTCGGGAATGACGAGGGCACGCCGAATGAATTCGGCAATCCGACCTGGTCGTCCAACCCCGCGCCCGGTTCGAATATCGCCAGGGACGACGACTTCTACCGCGCCGGCACCTACCCCGGCTTCGGCCCCATCGGGGACGAGCCGCTCTCAAATTTCGAGCGCGAGATCACTTCCGGCGATCCGCGCAACCGCATCCACTTTCCGCTCACCGTCGCGCAGGCGGCGTCATCCTCGCGGCTAAAGCTGACCCTCGACCTGATCTGGGGCGGCTGGTCCACGCCGGGCTTCGGCACCCACAATGTGGTCGTCACCATGAACGGCCAGCCGGTGGCCACGTTCAACGGCATCACGTGGAATCGCACGCTGGAGATGACCTTTCCGGCCGCCTCGGTGAATGCGGTCACCGGGCCGAACGTCATCCAGATCGAACGCACCGGCGGCACGGCCGGCGGCTGGGTCGGCTTCGATTACCTGAAGCTCGACCACGATCCCACTGGCATGGCGGATGCGGATGACGATGACTTGCCGCGGTGGTATGAGGAGAGCTTCGGCCTCAGCGAAAGCAATCCCGCCGATGCCGCCGCTGATCCGGATGGCGATGGGCGGACCACGTTCGTCGAGTACCAAGCCGGCACCAATCCAACCGACGCCGACACCGACAACGACGGCATTTCCGACTCCGCGGAGATCCCACTCGGCACCAATCCCCTGCTCCGCGATACCGACGGTGACGGGATTTCCGATGGTGCCGAAACCACCACCAATCGCCTGCTCACGGACAGCGATGCCGACGGCTACCCCGACAACATCGAGCTCGAGCAAGGCAGCAATCCCGCTTCCGCCGCGTCGATGCCCTTTGGCTTCTCCGGCTCGATCGCCCTCCAGTTTGTGGCCGAGTCGCAGCAGTCCGCCATCCTGCCCGCGGGCGATCCCGCCGGTTTCTTCCGCTTTCCCCACTGGAATGTATCGCCGCCGCTACCCCAGTGGCGGGCGGACGGGGTCACCACCCCGGGCAGCCTGTCGTCACTGAAGAACAACCGGGGCCAGGCCACGGATGCCGCCGCGAGTTGGAGCTGCCACTACGCCAGCCCCGGCCTGCACAAGGGCACCAGCAATGAGCGGCTCTACAACGGGATGATTCACACCCAGGTAAAGGGCACCGTGAATTCGAACGGTGTCGTCACCACCGCGTTCAATCTGCCCGCGACCCTTTCGCTCACCGGCATTCCATACTCCTCCTATGACCTTCTTGTGTATGTCGGCTCCACCTACCCGGGTGAAAAGTCGATCCTCACCCGCCAAGGCGAGGCGGCCGGTCGCGCCATCCTCTCAGCCTCCAATCCTCCTTTCCGCGGGTTCACTGAAGTCACGTCCACCACTGCCTTCCAGTCCGGGAACTTCGTCCGCTTTCGCGGCCTGACCGGGGCCAGCCAATCCCTCACCCTCACCACCGTCGCCACGCCGACCCCGCCCTTGCCCGGGCCGCAGGGACAGTTGGTCACCGTGGATTACTACAACAGGTCCGGCTTCCACGGCATTCAGATCATCGATACCTCGACCGATGCCGATGGCGACGGAATGAAGGACGCGGTGGAAATTGAACACCGCCTGAATCCCACCGTTCCCGATGCCCTCGCGGATGCCGATGGCGATACGGTTTCGAATGCCGCCGAACTCGCCGCGGGTACCGACCTCCACCATCGCGACACCGACCGCGACGGCATCCCGGACAACAGCGATGCCGGCCCGCTCGATCCGGACCGTGATGACGACACGCTGCTGGATGGCGACGAGGTGAATGCCTCCCCTTTCCCCTCGCTGGCCAATGATGCCGATAGCGATGACGACGGCTACAATGACGCACTCGAACGCGCCGCGGGCACGAACCCGATGTCCGCCGCGAGCGTCCCGCCGCCAGTGCCCACTTGGAATGCCGCCACCCGGACCTGGCGCTGGCAGATTGACAATATCCGCCTGCTCTGGAACCACTCGCAGTCGATGGTCGGCGCGCTGGAGGGCAGCGACACCATGCTTGGCGAGGCAGTGGCCCAGGTGAACCATGGCGGCTGGAGCAAATCGGTCGGCATCGGCCTGCGCTATCGCGATGGCCGCGTGACCTACCGCTTCCGCTGCATTGAGGGACTGTTCCGCGTTCCGGAGATCCCGGACAATCCCCTCGATACGGATGATGGCTACTGGGGCAGCGACTGGAATGTTCCGCCCTTGGACCGCACGAAGGATTTCGGCTTCAGCGGCTTTGGCACGGGCGACGACTCCAAGCCGCTGCGGATGGAATTCTCCGCCACACAACCCAACGCAGGGACGAACGCGTGGACGCTGAATTTCCTGATCGCCGATCTCACGGTTCCCGACGTACCCGTGACCCTCGCATCCCAATCGTGGACCGGTGCCCAAGCGATGGAGCCATCCCTCTCGAACGGCACCGCGGTATGGACCAATGCCAATGGAGTCGCCGGCGCCTTCGACGTGACACTCGAAACCGGAGTGGACGCCTACATCTCTCCGAGCGCCCTCGGAGCCATCGACACCGACAACGACGGCATGCCGGACTCGTGGGAAACCACCCACACCTTCAACATCGGCAGCGCCGCCGATGCCACGTTGGATGCCGACGCCGATGGCCTCACCAACTTGAAGGAGTTCCTCGCCGGCACCAACCCGCGCGACTCCGACAGCGATGACGACGGTGCATCCGACGCCATCGAACTCCATCGCGGGGCCAATCCCCTATCCGCCGCGAGCAAGCCCGCCTGGTTCAACTTCACCGGCAATCTCGCCGACCTCGATGGCAACGGACTTTCCGATGCCTGGACGCTGTGGTCCGGCGGCATTTCACGCGCGGCAGGTGCCGATGATGACGGCGACGGCATGAGCAATCTGGAGGAAAGCGAAGCGGGCACCGATCCCGATGATCCCTCTTCAAGGATCGACCTCAAGACGTGGCGCGAGAATGGCAACCTCGTCCTCTCGTGGACCGACTTGCCGCTGAAAGCGTTCGGCATCGAGACCAGCCCGACGCTCTCCGATTGGCAAAGCGCGACCGGCTTGCCGGCCTCCAGCATCGCCGACGGCCGGCGGAAACTCGTGATCCCGGCCGGAATGCTGCCCGCCGGGAGCAACTACTATCGCACGGAGATCCTGCCGAAGGATTCCGATGGCGACGGCGTCGAGGACTGGGCGGAGACCACCGTGATCGGGTCGTCTAACAGCACCACCGACACTCTCTCCCAATCGATCGTCCGCGCGAATGGCCAGACCCTTTCGGGCGATGCTGCAGCGCTGTTGGATAAGGTCCAGGGTTCGTCTCCTTCGGGCGGTTCTTCCGGTTCAAGCGCACCCGGCACGCCGTCACCGGTGAATGCCTCGCGGTTCCTGATGCAATCCACCTTCGGGCCCACCCCCGATGACATCGCGAAGGTCCGCCAGCTCGGATATGCAGGATGGATCAACGAACAGCTCACCCTGCCCACATCCTTCCACACGCCCTACATCGTCGAAGCGAAGCGCGATGCCGTCGGTGCCCACATCGACCGGACGTACAACTACAGCGACCAGGACAAGTTCCTCTTCGGCAACAATGCCACCACGCCCTTCGCCCGCGCCGCCATCGGAGGTCAGGACCAGCTCCGCCAGCGCATCGCTTTCGCCCTGTCCGAAATCCTCGTCGTTTCACGCCGCGACGCGAATCTGGAGGAGCGCTCCGAAGGCATCACGCACTACTACGATACTCTGCTCCGCCATTCGTTCGGTAACTACGGCGACCTGCTTCTGGATGTCGCGATGCATCCGGCGATGGGCGCTTACCTGAGCCACGCCGGCAATCAGAAAGCCGACCCGGCCATCCCCCGCTACCCGGACGAAAACTTCGCCCGCGAGCTGATGCAGCTCTTCACCATCGGCCTATGGGAACTCAATCCCGATGGCAGCCGCAAGCTCGACGTCCACGGCGAGCCCATCCCGACCTACGACAATGGCGACATCACCGAGCTCGCCCGCGTCTTCACCGGACTCTACTACGACTCTCCCTATGGCTGGAGCGGCGGAGGCTGGGCCGACGAGCACTACACGAAGCCGATGGTGATGCATGCCGATCGCCACGACTTCGACTCGAAGATTCTCCCCCACGGCTTCGTGGTCCCACCGCGTGAAGCGACCGAAAGCAACGGCCTCCAGGACGTGCGCGACGCCATCGATGCGCTCTTCCGCCATCCGAACACGCCGCCCTTCGTCTGTCGCCAGCTCATCCAGTTCCTGATCACGGACAACCCCTCGCCCGCCTACATCCAGCGCGTGCAAGACGTCTTCGTGAACGACGGCACCGGCAAACGCGGCAACCTCGGCGCGGTGGTGAAGACCATCCTGCTCGATCCCGAAGCGCGCGAGCAACCGCTCTCGCCCACCTTCGGAAAGGTCCGTGAACCGGTGGTGAAGACGATGCACCTCGGCCGCCTCTTCAAGCTCGCGGAGACCCATCCCAACTTCGTCTGGTGGAATTGGACCGAGACCTACTATGGCTTTAGTAAGCAGGAACCGACGAATTCGCCGAGCGTCTTCAATTTCTACACGCCGGTCTATCAGGCCCCAGGCGAAATCCGCAATGCAGGACTGGTCAGTCCCGGCTTCCAGATCGTGGATACTTACTCGTCCATCTCCTTCCCGAACCTGATCTGGGAATACCTTCACCGCGGCTTCCGCTCGTCCTATGACTGGTATTACCCGCTCGACTACTCCGCCACGCTGCTGCTGGCCGAGAACCCGGCGGCACTGGTCGATCACGTGAACCTGCTGGTCTGCGCCGGCACCATGACGGCCCGCACCCGCGGC